Proteins from one Niallia circulans genomic window:
- a CDS encoding alpha/beta hydrolase yields MLSLTACLCIHGFTGAPKEVEPLAEYLLEHTDWECVMPVLPGHGELLQLKGVSFNEWIHCAEGALEELLERHDEVYVVGFSMGGMIASYLAARYPVKKLVLLSAAAFYINPKQLRADLIIMCRDLYNGKLFENELFNRYSQKFKTTPLSATIQFRKLVRYIKPLLESVTIPTFIAQGDSDGIVPLKSADYLYQTIKAKKKEMVYIKDSQHLICHCKDNQALFSRILNFLS; encoded by the coding sequence GTGTTATCATTGACTGCTTGTTTATGTATTCACGGATTTACTGGAGCTCCAAAAGAGGTGGAGCCGCTGGCTGAGTACCTGCTTGAGCATACAGATTGGGAATGTGTAATGCCAGTGTTGCCAGGACACGGTGAACTTTTGCAATTAAAAGGGGTCTCTTTTAATGAGTGGATCCACTGTGCCGAAGGGGCATTGGAGGAATTGTTAGAAAGACATGATGAAGTCTATGTGGTTGGCTTTTCAATGGGAGGAATGATTGCAAGCTATTTAGCTGCTCGTTATCCTGTTAAAAAGCTTGTGCTGTTGAGTGCAGCAGCCTTTTATATTAACCCTAAACAGTTAAGGGCTGATCTTATCATTATGTGTAGAGATCTTTATAACGGAAAACTGTTTGAAAATGAACTGTTTAACCGCTATTCCCAAAAATTTAAAACAACGCCTCTTTCTGCCACTATTCAGTTTAGAAAACTTGTACGATATATTAAGCCGCTTCTGGAAAGTGTCACAATTCCAACATTTATTGCACAAGGAGACAGCGATGGGATAGTGCCGTTAAAAAGCGCTGATTATTTATATCAAACAATCAAAGCAAAAAAAAAAGAAATGGTCTATATTAAGGATTCTCAGCATTTAATCTGCCATTGTAAGGATAATCAAGCTCTTTTCTCCCGAATATTAAACTTTTTATCTTAA
- a CDS encoding UDP-N-acetylmuramoyl-tripeptide--D-alanyl-D-alanine ligase gives MIRRSLQQAAHMIGPEATLSSSDIGEIVIHGVTIDSRKIQKGNLFIPFKGDKTDGHQYVEAAIQNGAAAAFWQKDVPNPPKHLPLIFVSDPLVSIQQLAKSYRHELDIKVVGITGSNGKTSTKDITTNLLSLKYKVQKTEGNYNNHLGLPLTVLSLEEDTNIAVLEMGMSGRGEIDFLTRLAEPDVVVITNIGESHLQDLGSREGIAEAKLEILNGLKEGGRIVYFGDEPLLTGKIPSLKKADSESCSFGLEDNNNLYPFDIVESSTGSKFKINTSAQEFSLPILGKHNILNALAGMLVADYFDISYEQMNEGFENLKLTNMRMELVEGKGGLKIINDAYNASPTSMRAAINVLQSLPGFKSKVLVLGDMLELGSEEAIFHYSIGEAIDAAAIDYVFTFGKLGEHIAEGAKTVLADNRVRSFLDKSELIKELEQVVDADTAVLVKASRGMRLEEVVKALQSSV, from the coding sequence ATGATTCGGCGCTCTTTACAACAAGCAGCACATATGATTGGACCTGAGGCAACTTTGAGTTCAAGTGATATCGGAGAAATTGTTATTCACGGGGTGACAATTGACTCAAGAAAGATACAAAAAGGCAATCTTTTCATTCCTTTTAAAGGAGATAAGACAGACGGGCATCAATATGTGGAGGCTGCTATTCAAAACGGAGCAGCGGCAGCGTTTTGGCAAAAGGATGTTCCCAATCCGCCTAAGCATTTACCGCTAATTTTCGTAAGTGACCCACTTGTGAGCATCCAGCAGCTTGCGAAAAGTTACCGCCATGAATTGGATATAAAAGTTGTCGGGATAACAGGAAGTAATGGAAAGACATCCACAAAGGATATTACGACAAATCTGTTATCACTGAAATATAAAGTTCAGAAAACAGAAGGAAATTATAATAATCATTTAGGTCTTCCGTTGACTGTTTTGAGCTTAGAGGAAGACACAAATATTGCTGTGTTGGAAATGGGAATGAGCGGCAGAGGAGAAATTGACTTTTTAACAAGGCTGGCTGAACCTGATGTTGTTGTCATTACCAATATCGGGGAATCTCATTTGCAGGATCTTGGTTCAAGGGAAGGCATTGCAGAAGCAAAACTGGAGATACTTAATGGATTAAAAGAAGGCGGCAGGATTGTTTATTTTGGGGATGAACCATTATTGACAGGCAAAATCCCAAGCTTGAAGAAGGCTGATTCTGAAAGCTGTTCCTTTGGGTTAGAAGATAATAACAATCTATATCCATTTGATATTGTTGAAAGCAGTACTGGCAGCAAGTTTAAAATCAACACAAGTGCTCAGGAATTCAGTCTGCCGATATTAGGTAAACACAATATTTTAAACGCACTGGCAGGAATGCTAGTGGCAGATTATTTTGATATCAGCTATGAGCAAATGAATGAAGGCTTTGAGAATCTTAAGCTGACTAATATGAGAATGGAGCTTGTGGAAGGCAAGGGCGGTTTGAAAATTATCAATGATGCTTATAATGCCAGTCCTACCAGCATGAGAGCCGCTATTAATGTGCTGCAAAGCTTACCAGGCTTTAAATCTAAGGTGCTTGTTCTTGGAGACATGCTAGAATTGGGTTCAGAGGAAGCAATCTTCCATTACAGTATTGGTGAGGCGATAGATGCTGCTGCCATTGATTATGTATTTACATTTGGAAAATTGGGTGAGCATATTGCTGAAGGAGCAAAAACGGTTCTTGCTGATAATAGAGTCCGCTCTTTCTTAGACAAAAGTGAACTGATTAAGGAATTGGAACAGGTTGTTGATGCTGACACAGCAGTCCTTGTAAAAGCTTCAAGAGGAATGAGATTAGAGGAAGTCGTTAAGGCTCTCCAATCATCGGTTTAA
- a CDS encoding D-alanine--D-alanine ligase, with protein sequence MKKKIGLLYGGKSAEHKVSMQTALAVIKALDTDKFDIHPIYITETGEWIKGNQLTGPVETVKELEFTRPVGHSATVLSPDLFQTNDSSLDVIFPLLHGPNGEDGTVQGLLELLNLPYVGNGVLASSAGMDKVVMKNIFEVAGLNQVKYTSFIRSEWQGAKEAAYAKVEEDLGYPCFVKPANLGSSVGISKCTSRTELDAAFEEAFQFDRKIIVEEGVIAREIEVGVLGNDYPAVTVAGEILPKTDFYDYKAKYEDGNTGLIIPAEVSEQEYAAIKEDAIKAFKALDCSGLVRADFFLTSAGEVYINEVNTMPGFTPFSMFPLLWKHTDVEYAALIEKLVDLALERHQEKQSIKYTF encoded by the coding sequence ATGAAGAAAAAAATCGGTTTATTATATGGTGGGAAATCCGCTGAACATAAAGTTAGTATGCAAACAGCCTTGGCGGTTATAAAAGCCTTGGATACAGATAAATTTGATATTCATCCTATATACATAACGGAGACGGGTGAATGGATTAAAGGAAATCAGCTAACAGGACCTGTAGAAACAGTGAAAGAATTAGAGTTTACAAGACCGGTTGGCCATTCTGCGACAGTACTTTCTCCTGACTTGTTCCAAACAAATGACAGTTCTCTTGATGTAATCTTTCCATTGCTGCATGGACCAAATGGAGAAGACGGAACTGTTCAAGGTTTGCTTGAACTTTTGAATCTTCCTTATGTGGGTAATGGTGTACTTGCATCATCAGCAGGTATGGATAAGGTTGTCATGAAAAATATTTTTGAAGTAGCTGGATTGAACCAGGTTAAATATACATCCTTCATTAGAAGTGAATGGCAAGGTGCTAAGGAAGCTGCATACGCTAAAGTAGAAGAGGATCTTGGTTACCCTTGCTTTGTTAAACCTGCTAACCTAGGATCAAGTGTAGGGATAAGTAAATGCACATCCCGCACAGAATTGGATGCTGCGTTTGAAGAAGCCTTCCAATTTGACCGCAAAATTATTGTGGAAGAAGGCGTCATAGCAAGAGAAATCGAAGTCGGTGTCCTTGGCAATGACTACCCAGCAGTAACAGTTGCTGGAGAAATTTTACCGAAAACAGATTTTTATGACTATAAAGCAAAATATGAGGACGGAAATACAGGCCTAATTATCCCTGCAGAGGTTTCAGAGCAGGAATATGCAGCTATAAAAGAAGACGCAATTAAAGCATTTAAAGCTTTAGATTGTTCTGGTCTTGTGCGTGCTGACTTCTTCTTAACGAGTGCAGGAGAGGTGTATATTAACGAAGTAAACACAATGCCTGGGTTTACGCCATTCAGCATGTTCCCGCTATTATGGAAGCATACAGATGTAGAATATGCAGCACTTATTGAAAAACTTGTAGATCTAGCATTGGAAAGACACCAAGAAAAACAAAGCATTAAATATACTTTTTAA
- a CDS encoding cob(I)yrinic acid a,c-diamide adenosyltransferase gives MKIYTKTGDKGKTSIIGGRIAKDDIRVEAYGTVDEANCFVGQAISLLEQESFLDVKEDLEKIQHELFDCGGDLASIVKDRQLKLSEEAVTFLEKRIDMLTEEAPPLERFILPGGTNAAAAIHIARTVTRRAERCVVSLMSEEDNVPDLPLKYLNRLSDYFFALARVMNFRSGVRDIEYERSAKVFHVSKANQGEKGPDN, from the coding sequence ATGAAGATTTATACGAAAACAGGTGATAAAGGCAAGACGAGCATTATTGGCGGAAGAATTGCCAAGGATGACATCAGAGTCGAAGCATATGGCACAGTGGATGAAGCAAATTGTTTTGTTGGACAAGCAATATCCTTACTAGAGCAGGAGTCCTTTTTAGATGTAAAGGAAGATTTGGAAAAAATCCAGCATGAATTGTTTGATTGTGGCGGGGATTTAGCAAGCATAGTAAAAGATAGGCAATTAAAACTGTCAGAGGAAGCTGTCACTTTTTTAGAGAAGCGTATAGATATGTTAACAGAAGAAGCGCCGCCGCTTGAGAGATTTATTTTACCTGGGGGAACAAACGCCGCGGCAGCCATTCATATTGCCAGAACGGTAACGAGACGGGCAGAAAGATGTGTAGTTAGCTTAATGAGCGAAGAAGATAACGTTCCCGATTTGCCATTAAAATACTTGAACCGTTTATCTGATTATTTTTTTGCATTAGCGCGAGTCATGAACTTTCGCAGTGGGGTCCGTGATATTGAATATGAGAGAAGCGCAAAGGTTTTTCATGTGAGTAAAGCAAATCAAGGAGAAAAAGGTCCTGATAATTGA
- a CDS encoding adenosylcobinamide amidohydrolase: MLEAKGLSFHYGKKKVLENITFSVQKGEMLGILGPNGSGKTTLFKLISGILEPDSGDLFIKERKLAQYKQKELARIVSTLSQQTTETFSYTVKEIVSMGRYAHQTGWIQGLTGEDKAIISRAMEQTGISHYSDSLIGELSGGEKQRVYLAQCLAQEPEILLLDEPTNHLDLSFQKELLDSLKAWSRDKGLTIVCIFHDLNLASLYCDRLLLLHHNQIESDANPREVLQENTIKKVYKTDVLRTLHPQVPAAQLVISPASAKKLGQEVIGEEHLHISRDYISITTNFPLKTLSSGVTGAGVGWHKYFVNRHVNKDYHCDDYKVEMNSYLANNGFLPSETVGMMTAVELEDVAYGSYQVGASSVFIVVTASVGHAVDAALSEQHPSHILPGTINLWIFINGELSEQAFLQCAMTATEAKTSVLRNRQVVDPLTGTAATGTPTDSLLIAATQSGEHHEFAGTITSIGKVVAKGVYECLTEALDKRESSIKARKEG; the protein is encoded by the coding sequence ATGCTTGAAGCAAAAGGACTTTCCTTTCATTACGGAAAGAAGAAGGTGCTAGAGAATATCACTTTTTCTGTACAAAAAGGGGAGATGCTTGGCATTCTTGGTCCGAATGGTAGTGGGAAAACAACATTGTTTAAACTGATAAGCGGTATCCTCGAACCGGATTCTGGTGATCTATTTATTAAAGAGCGAAAGCTTGCACAATATAAACAAAAAGAACTTGCGAGAATCGTTTCTACCCTTTCTCAACAAACGACAGAGACCTTTTCTTATACTGTAAAAGAAATCGTTTCAATGGGCAGATATGCTCACCAAACAGGCTGGATACAGGGTTTGACTGGCGAGGATAAAGCCATTATTAGCAGAGCAATGGAACAGACAGGTATAAGTCATTACAGTGATTCCTTAATAGGAGAGCTTTCCGGAGGCGAAAAGCAGCGTGTGTATTTAGCACAATGCTTGGCACAGGAGCCGGAGATTCTTCTTCTTGATGAACCTACTAATCATCTAGATCTATCCTTTCAAAAAGAACTGCTTGATTCTTTGAAAGCATGGAGCAGGGATAAAGGACTGACCATCGTGTGTATTTTTCATGATTTGAATTTAGCTAGCTTGTATTGCGACAGGCTTTTGCTGCTTCATCACAATCAGATAGAATCAGATGCTAATCCTCGTGAAGTTCTGCAAGAGAATACAATAAAAAAGGTATATAAAACAGACGTATTGAGAACCTTACATCCGCAAGTTCCTGCTGCTCAGCTAGTTATTTCTCCTGCATCAGCTAAAAAATTAGGGCAAGAAGTAATCGGTGAAGAACATTTACACATATCCCGTGATTACATATCTATTACTACTAACTTTCCATTAAAAACACTGTCTTCTGGTGTGACGGGAGCTGGAGTCGGCTGGCATAAATACTTTGTTAATCGACATGTAAATAAAGACTACCATTGCGATGATTATAAGGTGGAGATGAATAGTTATCTTGCGAACAATGGCTTTTTGCCGAGTGAAACGGTTGGAATGATGACCGCAGTTGAGCTTGAGGATGTTGCGTACGGAAGCTATCAAGTAGGTGCTTCCTCTGTTTTTATTGTTGTCACTGCAAGTGTAGGGCATGCGGTGGACGCTGCTTTAAGTGAGCAGCATCCCTCACATATATTACCTGGCACAATCAATCTGTGGATTTTCATTAATGGAGAGCTGTCTGAACAAGCATTTCTGCAATGTGCAATGACAGCGACAGAAGCGAAGACAAGTGTTCTTCGTAACAGACAAGTCGTTGATCCTCTTACAGGAACTGCAGCGACAGGTACTCCAACAGACAGCTTACTTATTGCAGCTACCCAAAGTGGGGAGCATCATGAGTTTGCGGGCACAATTACTTCAATAGGCAAGGTTGTTGCTAAAGGTGTTTATGAATGTTTGACAGAGGCTTTGGATAAAAGGGAAAGCAGCATAAAAGCTAGAAAAGAGGGATGA
- a CDS encoding FecCD family ABC transporter permease has product MFLNKRKAAYLLAAFFLIIALFFGVSVGTVSVPFLTIAKLFVNLISPNEIFDVDKMQANIVYNIRLPRVILSGLVGASLAIAGCSFQGLLRNPLADPYTLGVSSGASVGAVATLFFHISIPVLGGYTLPVLSILSAFITILCVLLFARRLDPAMKVETIILTGIIFSSFLAAFISLFIALTGDELRQIIGWLLGSVSMRGWTYIQMFLPFFVIGCLVLLLQGKELNILAFGEERAQHLGVQVRSRKILILLAGSMLTGAAVAVSGTIGFVGLVIPHLVRMLTGPDHRHVLPLSIFVGSGFLILADLLARSIISPAELPIGVITALAGAPVFALLLLNLRRKRR; this is encoded by the coding sequence TTCTCATCATCGCACTTTTCTTTGGGGTTTCAGTTGGAACCGTTTCAGTTCCCTTTTTGACCATTGCCAAACTCTTCGTTAACTTAATCAGTCCAAACGAGATATTTGATGTAGATAAAATGCAGGCAAATATTGTTTATAATATCCGTCTTCCACGTGTTATTCTTTCTGGGCTTGTTGGTGCAAGTCTTGCTATTGCTGGATGCTCTTTTCAAGGTTTGTTGCGAAATCCGTTAGCGGACCCTTATACATTAGGTGTATCTTCAGGCGCTTCGGTTGGAGCTGTTGCAACGTTGTTCTTTCATATTTCAATCCCCGTTTTGGGCGGGTACACACTGCCTGTACTAAGTATCCTGTCTGCCTTTATAACGATACTTTGTGTTTTATTGTTCGCAAGAAGACTTGACCCTGCAATGAAGGTAGAAACAATTATACTGACAGGCATTATCTTTAGTTCGTTTCTAGCTGCCTTTATCTCGCTCTTCATCGCCTTAACCGGTGATGAGCTAAGACAGATTATTGGCTGGCTGCTCGGAAGTGTATCGATGAGAGGCTGGACTTATATTCAAATGTTCCTTCCTTTTTTTGTTATCGGATGTCTCGTTTTGCTGCTGCAAGGAAAGGAACTCAATATACTGGCGTTCGGAGAAGAGCGAGCACAGCATTTAGGCGTACAAGTAAGGTCTAGAAAGATACTGATTTTGCTTGCTGGAAGTATGCTAACTGGAGCTGCTGTTGCAGTGTCAGGGACAATTGGCTTTGTCGGTCTTGTTATTCCTCATTTAGTCAGAATGCTGACTGGACCTGATCATCGTCATGTGCTGCCGTTGTCTATTTTCGTTGGGAGCGGTTTTCTAATTCTCGCTGACTTGCTGGCAAGATCCATCATATCTCCTGCTGAGCTGCCAATTGGTGTTATAACTGCACTTGCAGGTGCCCCTGTATTTGCCTTGTTGCTGTTAAATCTTAGAAGGAAAAGGAGGTAA